In a genomic window of Polyodon spathula isolate WHYD16114869_AA chromosome 21, ASM1765450v1, whole genome shotgun sequence:
- the LOC121296138 gene encoding cerebellin-1-like, producing the protein MLVLFLSVVWLVGLVCGQNETEPIVLEGKCLVVCDSNPTSDTTGTALGISVRSGNAKVAFSSVRSTNHEPSEMSNRTMVIYFDQVLVNVGDNFDTERSTFIAPRKGIYSFNFHVVKVYNRQTIQVSLMLNGWAMISAFAGDQDVTREAASNGVLLQMEKGDRVYLKLERGNLMGGWKYSTFSGFLVFPI; encoded by the exons ATGCTGGTGCTTTTCCTGAGCGTGGTGTGGCTAGTTGGGCTAGTGTGCGGCCAGAATGAAACCGAACCCATAGTCCTGGAGGGGAAATGCCTGGTGGTTTGCGATTCTAATCCCACCTCGGACACAACAGGGACGGCTCTGGGCATTTCAGTGCGGTCGGGCAATGCCAAGGTAGCGTTTTCCTCCGTTCGGAGCACGAACCACGAACCCTCAGAAATGAGTAACCGAACTATGGTCATCTACTTCGACCAG GTACTCGTGAACGTTGGGGACAATTTTGACACGGAGAGAAGCACTTTCATCGCTCCGCGAAAAGGAATTTACAGTTTCAATTTTCACGTGGTCAAAGTGTATAACAGACAGACGATCCAG GTGAGCCTCATGCTGAACGGATGGGCCATGATCTCAGCATTCGCCGGGGACCAGGATGTCACCAGAGAGGCCGCCAGCAATGGGGTTCTGCTCCAGATGGAGAAAGGAGACCGAGTGTATCTCAAACTGGAGAGAGGAAACCTAATGGGAGGCTGGAAATACTCCACGTTCTCAGGATTCCTCGTCTTCCCCATCTAA